The Streptomyces vinaceus genome contains the following window.
CTGGTAGAGCACGGACGGGTCCGGGATGGCGGCGGCGAACTCGACCAGCTTCGCCGTGGCCCACCACAGGGGCGAGTCGGCGGGGAGCGGGTTCTCCATCACGCCCTGGACCCGCCAGGCGGGGGCGAGTTCGGCCGCGACCCAGTCGGAGGAGAGCTGGCCGCGCGCGAAGGTCAGGTGGGTGGCGTACGCCGGGCCCGGCGGCAGCGCGGAACCCCCGGCGTGCGCGCCGCCCCCGCCGGAGCCGGTCAGCCTGGCCAGGTACGGGGTCGGGTGGGCCAGTACGGCGAACTGCGCGCCCGGCGACCAGGAGCGGGCGTGCGCCTTGAGGCCGACCGGGACCCGGTCCAGTTTGGCGACCGAGCCCAGCAGGGCCCCGGCGTGGATGTAGTGGGACAGCAACCGGGCGGCGGAGGCGATGACCCCGGGGCTGAAGTCGCAGACGCTGAGCTGGCGCAGCTGACGTACCAGCAGGGCCGTGGCCAGCGGCGGCAGGTCGATGTCGAGGAGGGCGATCCGGTCGGTCTCCAGGATGGCGCGCACGGTGTGCAGCCGCTGGACGGTGGCGGTCGGCAGCCAGGGCGGCACGAGGGCCACGAGGTGGCCGTGGCGCTCCAGCAGGGCGCTCGTCTCGGCGAGGGCGCCCGCGAGGTCGAGCTGTCCGGGCGGGTGCAGGACGACGGCCGGCGGTGTGTGCCGGTCGGGGGCCGGCAGCACCAGATCGGCGCTGGTGACGGCAATGGCGGTCGGCACGCGAATCCCCCTGTTCACCCCGTACGCCCCATACGTCGGCGCCGCCGTCGCGTACGCGCACCCCTGCGCGACCGCAAACGATCGGCGCCCTTCCCCCCTTGCCCCAGCACCATATCCGCGTCGTCCCTGGCAGGGCAGGGCCTTGGGAATTCCCGTACCGGCGGCCCCGGTCACAGGTGGCGGGAAACCCGGACATCCGGGATCGGAGGGCCAATCAATTCAAGCCACATTGCAAAGGGTCTTGACAGGGAGATTGGTCTGGACCAACTTGGGCCCCACGCCGCGACGTTCCCTCCGGGCCTCCCCCACCCACGGCCCCGGGTGCGTTCGTCCACCTGTTCCACCTCCCCCTTCACATCCCCTTCTCCCCCCACGGAGACCACGTGAACCGCATACGCTCGCTCGCCCTGCTGGGCGCCGCCACCCTGACCGCGGGCGGCCTGACCGCCCTCGCCGCCGGCACCGCGCAGGCCGCCGACGTCAACGTCGTCCGCAACGGAGGCTTCGAGTCCGGCCTTGCCAACTGGACCTGCACCTCGGGGAGCGGCTCCGTCGTCTCCTCGCCCGTCCACGGCGGGGCAGCCGCCCTCAAGGGCACTCCGGCGGGCCAGGACAGCGCGCAGTGCAGCCAGACCGTCACGGTCAAGCCGAACTCGACGTACACGCTCAGCGAGCAGGTGCAGGGCTCGTACGTCTACCTCGGCGTGACCGGGACCGGCACGCAGGACGTGTCCACCTGGACCCCCGGCTCGGGCGGCGGCTGGCAGCAGCTCTCCACCACCTTCACCACGGGCCCGAACACCACCCAGGTCACCGTGTGGACGCACGGCTGGTACGGGCAGCCGGCCTACGTCGTCGACGACTTCAGCGTCTTCGGCCCGGACGGGGGCGGCGGCACCGACCCCGGCCCGTCCGTCCCCGGCGCCCCGGGCGGGACCGCTGTTTCCGGCCAGAGCACGAACGGGCTCACCCTTTCGTGGAACGCGGTCAGCGGGGCGACCGGCTATTACGTCTATCAGGACGGCGTCCGCGTCAAGACCGTGACCGCGTCCCCCGCGCAGCTCACCGGGCTCGCCGCGGCCACCTCGTACTCCTTCCAGGTGAGCGCCTACAACGCGGCCGGCGAGGGCCCGAAGTCGGCGGCGGTGACCGGTACGACGACCGGCGGGGGCAACCCGGACCCGAACCCCTCGGTGCCCAGGCACGCGCTGACGGGCTACTGGCAGAACTTCAACAACGGCGCGACCGTCCAGAAGATCTCCGACGTCCCGTCCCAGTACGACATCATCGCGGTCTCCTTCGCCGACGCCACGGCCACGCCCGGCGCCATCACCTTCAACCTGGACTCGGCGGGCCTCGGCGGCTACACCGTCGCGCAGTTCAAGGCCGACGTCGCCGCGAAGAAGGCGGCCGGCAAGTCCGTCATCCTCTCCGTCGGCGGCGAGAAGGGCACCATCTCGGTGAACGACTCGGCCTCCGCGAACAACCTGGCGAACTCGGCGTACGCCCTGATGCAGGAGTACGGCTTCAGCGGGATCGACATCGACCTGGAGAACGGCCTCAACCCGACCTACATGACGCAGGCGCTGCGCTCCCTGTCCGCCAAGGCGGGCTCCTCGCTCGTCATCACGATGGCCCCGCAGACCATCGACATGCAGTCGACGGGGGGCGGCTACTTCAAGACGGCCCTGAACATCAAGGACATCCTGACCGTCGTCAACATGCAGTACTACAACAGCGGCTCGATGCTCGGCTGCGACGGCAAGGTCTACTCGCAGGGCTCGGTGGACTTCCTCACCGCACTGGCCTGCATCCAGCTGGAGGGCGGGCTCGACCCCTCGCAGGTGGGCATCGGCGTACCGGCCTCGCCGAGCGGCGCGGGCAGCGGGTACGTCTCCCCGACCATCGTGAACAACGCGCTGGACTGCCTGGCCAGGGGCACGAACTGCGGGTCCTTCAAGCCGTCGAAGACCTACCCGGGGCTGCGCGGCGCGATGACCTGGTCGACCAACTGGGACGCCAAGGCGGGTGGCGCTTGGTCCAACTCGGTGGGTCCGAAGGTTCACGCCCTGCCCTAGGCGGTACGTGTGGGGGTGGCCGTCCCGGAAATGTGGCCGGTTTGCAGTTCTTGACCGGGACATGCCATAAGAGCACGCTGTGCGCGTCCGCACGGCTACCCCACACTCCCACCCAGGAGAACGCATGCGGCTCCACACACGACGCAGGGCCGCCGTCACGGCGGCCCTGCTCGCTCTCGCGCTCGGCGCGCCCGCCTACGGCATGAGCGCGACGGCGGCACCGCCCCCCACCCCCTCGACGGCCACCCAGGACGAGGCGATCGCCCAGTACGAGGTCAAGGGCCCGGCCACGGCGGCCGAACGAACGGCCCTGCTCCGTACGGGCGTCTCGATCGACGAGGTCGACGCCCGCTCGGTCGTCGTCAGCGCCGACCCCATGCAGGCCAAGGAGCTGCGGGCGCTGGGCTACAAGCTGACCGCGCTGCCCGGGCCCCCCGACCGCTCCGAGCGGGGGGTCGCGGCGACCCCGATGGACTTCCCGTCCAAGGACTCGATGTACCACAACTACGCCGAGGCCAACGCGGAGATCGACCAGCGCATCGCGCAGTACCCCTCGATCATGAGCAAGAAGGTGATCGGGAAGTCGTACCAGGGCCGGGACATCGTCGCCATCAAGATCAGTGACAACGTCGCGACCGACGAGAACGAGCCCGAGGTGCTCTTCACGCACCACCAGCACGCCCGCGAGCACCTGACCGTCGAGATGGCGCTCTACCTGCTCAAGGAGTTCGGCTCCAAGTACGGCACCGACTCGCGGATCACCGACATGGTCAACGGCCGCGAGATCTGGATGGTGCCGGACCTCAACCCGGACGGCGGCGAGTACGACATCGCGACCGGCTCGTACCGCTCCTGGCGCAAGAACCGGCAGCCGAACGCCGGCTCCTCGTACGTCGGCACCGACCTGAACCGCAACTGGGACTACAAGTGGGGCTGCTGCGGCGGCTCCAGCAGCAGCAAGAGCTCCGAGACCTACCGCGGCGCGGCCGGCGAGTCGTCCCCCGAGGTGAAGGTGGTCGCGGACTTCGTGCGCAGCCGCGTGATCGGCGGCAAGCAGCAGATCACCGCCTCGATCGACTTCCACACGTACAGCCAGCTGGTGCTGTGGCCGTTCGGGTGGACGTACAACGACACGGCGCCGGGCCTGACCGCGGACGACCTGGCCGTGTACAAGACCATCGGCACGAGCATGGCCCGCAGCAACGGCTACACGCCGGAGCAGTCGAGCGACCTGTACATCACGGACGGGACGATCGACGACTGGCTGTGGGGCAACCAGAAGATCTTCACGTACACCTTCGAGATGTACCCGTCCGAGTCGGGCAGCGGGGGCGGCTTCTACCCGCCCGACGAGGTGATCGAGCGCGAGACGTCGCGCAACCGCGACGCCGTGCTGCAGCTGCTGGAGAACGCGGACTGCATGTACCGCTCGATCGGCAAGCAGGCGCAGTACTGCACGTGATCCGGGACCGGATCGGGGCGCCCCACCGCCAGGGGGGCGCCCCTCGCCGTGCCTACGGCCTCATCCGAGGACGGCGAGGGCGTCGATCTCGATGAGCAGGCCGGCGGGCAGGCCCACGTAGACCGTGGTGCGGGCGGCCGGGGCCTCCTTCAGGCCCTGCTGCTCGAAGTAGGCGTTGTAGAGCTCGTTCATCTCGGCGAAGTGACCGGTGTCGGTCAGGTAGACGCGGATCATCATCACGTCGTCCCAGCCCGCGCCGCCGGCCTCCAGTACGGAGCGGACGTTCTCCAGCGTCTGGAGGGTCTGCTCGCGCAGGGTCGGGCCGGCGGGCGTGGGCGCCTGGCCGTCCACGTGCGGGAGGAAGCCGACCTGGCCGGCGACCTGGAGGATGTTCCCCTTGCGCACGCCGTGCGAGAAGCGGGCCGGCGGGGTGGTGTGGGTCTCGGGGGTGATGGCGGTCTTCTCGGTCACGGGGTGTCCTCGTCGTGGTGTGGGGCGTGCGGGGAGCCGGAGTACTCCCGGCTGATGGTGTCTGCGGTGCGCCGGACCAGGGGGAGCAGTTCGAGCAGTTCCCCGGCGGTGACGACGACGCTGGGCGCCGAGACGGACAGGGCCGCGACGGCCCGCCCGTCCGGCCCGCGCACGGGCGCGCCGAGGCAGTTGACCGACTCCTCGTGGCCGCCGAGGTCAGTGGCCCAGCCCTGTTCCCGTACGAGGGACAGCTCGCGCAGGAAGGCCTCCGCGTCGGGGGTGGAGCGGGCGGTGTGGCGGGGGTATTCGATGCGCTCGGCGAGGGCCCGCCGCTCGGCTTCGGGGAGGTCGGCGAGCAGCAGTTTGGCGACGGCGGCGACGGTGAGGGGGACGGGCCGGCCGATGCGGGAGTACATGCGGACGGGGTAGCGGCTCTCCACCTTGTCGATGTAGACGACCTCGTCGTCCTGGTGGAGGGCCAGGTGCACGGTGTGGCCGGTGAGGCGGTTGAGCTCGACCAGGTGGGGGTGGGCGACGGCGCGGACGTCGAGGTTCTCCACGGCCTCGGCGGCGAGCGCGATGAGCTGGGCGCCCAGGCGGTACCGGCCGTCGTTCTGCTGGCGGTAGACGAAGCCGTGCTCGTGCAGGGTGCGCAGGAGCCGCAGGGCGGTGCTCTTGTGGACGCCGAGCTCCTCGGCGACCTCGCCGAGCCCCGCCGGACCCCGCGCGAGCAGCGGCAGGATCCGCAGCGCCCGCTCCACCGACTGGCTCACGCCGTGCCCTTCCCTGCCGCCGTCGCCGTTCGGAACCCGTGCGCGTGGCCGCCCGTTGACCCCTCGTACGCAGGATGCTAGACAGCAAGCGGCACAACACGCAACGGGCGTTGCAGAGCATGCAACGCGAGGAGGAATCCGCATGGGCAGCGACGCAGTCCGACGGCTCGCCGACGAACCGCTCGACCACCGGTTCAAGGGGCTGCCGCCCGACGCCCAGCGGGCGGGCCTCACCGTCGGGCAGCTGGCCGCCGAGAAGCGGGACCTGTACGGCGGCGGGTTCACCACCCCCGTACTGACCCTCGACGCCGAGGCGCTGGAGCACAACCTCACCGCCCTCGGCGCGTACGCCGCCCGCCACGGCCTCGCCTTCGCGCCCCACGGCAAGACCTGCATGGCCCCGCAGCTCTTCGAGCGCCAGCTGGAGCACGGCGCCTGGGGCATCACCGCCGCCGTCCCCCACCAGGCCCGCGTCTACCGCGCCTTCGGGATCCGGCGGATCTTCCTCGCCAACGAGCTCGTCGACCCGGCGGCGCTGCGCTGGGTGGCCGCCGAGCTCGCCGCCGACCCCGGCTTCCGTTTCGTCTGCTACGTGGACTCGGTGCGCGGGGTCCAGCTGATGGACCGGGCCCTGCGAGGGCAGCCCCAGGTCGTCGACGTCGTCGTCGAACTCGGGGCCGGCGAGGGCGCCCGCACCGGCGCGCGCACCGACGAGGACTGCCGGGCCGTCGCCGACGCCGTGGCCGGGGCTGCGACCCTGCGCCTGGTCGGCATCGCCGGGTACGAGGCCGAGGTCCCCGGCGCCGACCCGGAGTCCGTACACGCGTACCTGCGCCGGATGACCGCGCTCGCCGTCGAGTTCGACCGGGCCGGGCGGTTCGCCGCCGATCTCGACGAGATCGTCGTCAGCGCCGGCGGCTCCGCCTGGTTCGACGCCGTCGCCGACGTGTTCGCCGAGCTCCCGGAGCTCTCCCGGCCCGTGCTCAAGCTGCTGCGCTCGGGGGCGTACGTCTCCCACGACCACGGCTGGTACACCCGCCTCACCCCCTTCAACCGGGTCCCGGAGGAGGGCGGTCTGCGCCCCGCCTTCCGGCTCTGGACGCAGGTCGTCTCCCGCCCCTCCCCCACGCAGGCCTTCGTCAACGCCGGCAAGCGCGACATCGCCTACGACCTCGGCCTGCCCGAGGCCGAGCTGGTGCGCGACGCGCTGACCGGCGAGGAGCGCCCGGCCACCGGGGTCCGCGTGGTCAAGCTGTCCGACCAGCACGCCTGGCTGGAGACCGACTCCGAACAGGACGTACAGGTCGGGGACTGGGTGGCGCTCGGGATGTCCCACCCGTGCACGATCTTCGAGAAGTGGCCGCTGATCCCGGTCGTCGAGGCCGACGGCACGGTCACCGACTACGTCCGCACCTTCTTCTAGCCGAGCCGGGCAGGTGGACCTGGTCATCCGCGGGGCCCGCGTCGTCGACGGCACGGGCGGGCCCTCGTACACCGCCGACGTGGGCGTCCACGAGGGCCGCATCGCCGAGATCGGCCGGATCCGCTCCGGCGGCCGGCACACCGTCGACGCGTACGGGCTCGCCCTGGCCCCCGGCTTCGTCGACATGCACGCCCACAGCGACCTCGCCCTGCTCCGCGATCCGGACCACAGCGCCAAGGCGGCGCAGGGGGTGACCCTCGAAGTCCTCGGCCAG
Protein-coding sequences here:
- a CDS encoding chitinase encodes the protein MNRIRSLALLGAATLTAGGLTALAAGTAQAADVNVVRNGGFESGLANWTCTSGSGSVVSSPVHGGAAALKGTPAGQDSAQCSQTVTVKPNSTYTLSEQVQGSYVYLGVTGTGTQDVSTWTPGSGGGWQQLSTTFTTGPNTTQVTVWTHGWYGQPAYVVDDFSVFGPDGGGGTDPGPSVPGAPGGTAVSGQSTNGLTLSWNAVSGATGYYVYQDGVRVKTVTASPAQLTGLAAATSYSFQVSAYNAAGEGPKSAAVTGTTTGGGNPDPNPSVPRHALTGYWQNFNNGATVQKISDVPSQYDIIAVSFADATATPGAITFNLDSAGLGGYTVAQFKADVAAKKAAGKSVILSVGGEKGTISVNDSASANNLANSAYALMQEYGFSGIDIDLENGLNPTYMTQALRSLSAKAGSSLVITMAPQTIDMQSTGGGYFKTALNIKDILTVVNMQYYNSGSMLGCDGKVYSQGSVDFLTALACIQLEGGLDPSQVGIGVPASPSGAGSGYVSPTIVNNALDCLARGTNCGSFKPSKTYPGLRGAMTWSTNWDAKAGGAWSNSVGPKVHALP
- a CDS encoding M14 family metallopeptidase, translated to MRLHTRRRAAVTAALLALALGAPAYGMSATAAPPPTPSTATQDEAIAQYEVKGPATAAERTALLRTGVSIDEVDARSVVVSADPMQAKELRALGYKLTALPGPPDRSERGVAATPMDFPSKDSMYHNYAEANAEIDQRIAQYPSIMSKKVIGKSYQGRDIVAIKISDNVATDENEPEVLFTHHQHAREHLTVEMALYLLKEFGSKYGTDSRITDMVNGREIWMVPDLNPDGGEYDIATGSYRSWRKNRQPNAGSSYVGTDLNRNWDYKWGCCGGSSSSKSSETYRGAAGESSPEVKVVADFVRSRVIGGKQQITASIDFHTYSQLVLWPFGWTYNDTAPGLTADDLAVYKTIGTSMARSNGYTPEQSSDLYITDGTIDDWLWGNQKIFTYTFEMYPSESGSGGGFYPPDEVIERETSRNRDAVLQLLENADCMYRSIGKQAQYCT
- a CDS encoding RidA family protein, with amino-acid sequence MTEKTAITPETHTTPPARFSHGVRKGNILQVAGQVGFLPHVDGQAPTPAGPTLREQTLQTLENVRSVLEAGGAGWDDVMMIRVYLTDTGHFAEMNELYNAYFEQQGLKEAPAARTTVYVGLPAGLLIEIDALAVLG
- a CDS encoding IclR family transcriptional regulator, with protein sequence MSQSVERALRILPLLARGPAGLGEVAEELGVHKSTALRLLRTLHEHGFVYRQQNDGRYRLGAQLIALAAEAVENLDVRAVAHPHLVELNRLTGHTVHLALHQDDEVVYIDKVESRYPVRMYSRIGRPVPLTVAAVAKLLLADLPEAERRALAERIEYPRHTARSTPDAEAFLRELSLVREQGWATDLGGHEESVNCLGAPVRGPDGRAVAALSVSAPSVVVTAGELLELLPLVRRTADTISREYSGSPHAPHHDEDTP
- a CDS encoding amino acid deaminase, which translates into the protein MGSDAVRRLADEPLDHRFKGLPPDAQRAGLTVGQLAAEKRDLYGGGFTTPVLTLDAEALEHNLTALGAYAARHGLAFAPHGKTCMAPQLFERQLEHGAWGITAAVPHQARVYRAFGIRRIFLANELVDPAALRWVAAELAADPGFRFVCYVDSVRGVQLMDRALRGQPQVVDVVVELGAGEGARTGARTDEDCRAVADAVAGAATLRLVGIAGYEAEVPGADPESVHAYLRRMTALAVEFDRAGRFAADLDEIVVSAGGSAWFDAVADVFAELPELSRPVLKLLRSGAYVSHDHGWYTRLTPFNRVPEEGGLRPAFRLWTQVVSRPSPTQAFVNAGKRDIAYDLGLPEAELVRDALTGEERPATGVRVVKLSDQHAWLETDSEQDVQVGDWVALGMSHPCTIFEKWPLIPVVEADGTVTDYVRTFF